The Synechocystis sp. PCC 7509 genome includes a window with the following:
- a CDS encoding photosystem I reaction center subunit II PsaD codes for MAEELSGQTPIFGGSTGGLLTKADREEKYAITWTSPKEQVFEMPTGGSAIMRQGKNLLYLARKEYGIAIGGQQLRTKFKITDYKIYRIYPSGEVEYLHPKDGVFPEKVNPGREKVRYVDRNIGRNPDSAKLKFSGIYSFDAELPKSPEAKKAGS; via the coding sequence ATGGCAGAAGAACTTTCTGGACAAACTCCGATATTTGGCGGCAGCACTGGCGGCTTGCTAACTAAGGCGGACAGAGAAGAAAAGTACGCGATTACCTGGACTAGCCCCAAAGAGCAAGTATTTGAAATGCCAACGGGTGGCTCTGCCATCATGCGGCAAGGCAAAAACCTTCTATACTTGGCTCGTAAGGAGTATGGAATTGCGATCGGTGGTCAGCAATTGCGGACAAAGTTCAAAATTACGGACTACAAAATCTACCGGATTTATCCTAGCGGCGAAGTGGAATACTTGCATCCCAAAGATGGCGTATTCCCTGAGAAAGTAAATCCAGGTCGGGAAAAAGTTCGTTATGTAGACCGCAATATTGGCAGAAACCCCGATTCAGCTAAGTTGAAGTTTAGCGGCATTTATTCTTTTGACGCAGAACTACCAAAATCACCAGAAGCTAAAAAAGCTGGTTCTTAA
- the trpE gene encoding anthranilate synthase component I translates to MIFPNFSQFSELSTIGNFVPVYQEWVADLDTPVSAWYKVCSEQPYSFLLESVEGGENIGRYSFLGCDPLWILENKGEFTTQTHRDGTIETFTGDPFVTLTQCIKSFHPVKLPQLPPGIGGLFGFWGYELIKWMEKRVPIHPATEDDLPDGLWMQIDQLLIFDQVKRKIWAISYADLRDPNVDLQQAYQQAGDRVTALISKLQSPLDTKNTVLDWNPPQSSSQPLEYVSNISEADFCANVQTAKDYIKAGDIFQVVLSQQLKAQYTGEPFDLYRSLRLINPSPYMAYFNFQSWQIIGSSPEVMVKAEIDPMGGILATLRPIAGTRPRGKTPQEDAMLAQELLQDPKEIAEHVMLVDLGRNDLGRACIFGTVKVDELMVIERYSHVMHIVSNVVGQLDPNKTAWDLLKACFPAGTVSGAPKIRAMEIINELETSRRGVYSGVYGYYDFEGQLNSAIAIRTMVLRDRTVSVQAGAGIVADSDPQKEYIETLNKARGLIDAIRCLQNNK, encoded by the coding sequence ATGATCTTTCCTAATTTTTCTCAATTTTCTGAGCTATCGACTATTGGCAATTTTGTACCCGTGTATCAAGAATGGGTGGCTGACTTAGATACCCCGGTTTCAGCTTGGTATAAAGTTTGCTCAGAGCAGCCTTATAGTTTTTTGTTGGAATCAGTAGAAGGTGGGGAAAATATCGGGCGTTATAGTTTTTTAGGCTGCGATCCGTTATGGATTTTAGAAAATAAGGGCGAATTTACTACCCAAACTCATCGAGATGGCACTATTGAAACCTTTACGGGCGATCCGTTTGTAACTTTGACTCAATGTATCAAATCTTTTCACCCGGTCAAGTTGCCGCAGTTACCGCCCGGAATTGGGGGTTTGTTTGGCTTTTGGGGTTACGAGCTAATTAAATGGATGGAAAAGCGCGTCCCCATTCATCCGGCGACAGAAGACGATTTGCCCGATGGCTTGTGGATGCAAATAGACCAATTACTGATTTTTGACCAAGTAAAGCGGAAAATTTGGGCAATTTCTTACGCAGATTTGCGAGATCCAAATGTGGATTTGCAACAGGCTTATCAGCAAGCGGGCGATCGCGTTACTGCCCTAATTAGCAAGCTACAATCACCCCTCGACACCAAAAACACCGTTTTAGACTGGAATCCGCCGCAAAGTTCTTCTCAGCCTCTAGAGTACGTTAGTAATATTTCTGAGGCAGATTTTTGTGCTAATGTCCAAACTGCCAAAGATTACATCAAAGCTGGGGATATTTTTCAAGTTGTTTTATCTCAGCAACTAAAGGCGCAGTATACGGGAGAACCTTTCGATCTTTATCGCTCTTTACGGCTAATTAATCCATCGCCTTACATGGCTTATTTTAATTTCCAATCTTGGCAGATAATCGGCTCTAGTCCTGAAGTGATGGTAAAAGCGGAAATTGACCCAATGGGAGGAATTTTAGCTACTTTGCGCCCTATTGCTGGTACTCGTCCGCGTGGCAAAACTCCCCAGGAAGACGCAATGCTAGCTCAAGAATTGCTGCAAGATCCTAAAGAAATCGCCGAACACGTTATGCTCGTTGACTTAGGGCGCAATGACTTGGGTAGAGCCTGTATTTTTGGGACGGTAAAAGTTGACGAATTAATGGTAATCGAGCGCTATTCTCACGTCATGCACATTGTGAGTAATGTAGTGGGACAACTAGATCCCAACAAAACCGCTTGGGACTTACTCAAAGCTTGTTTTCCGGCGGGGACAGTAAGCGGCGCACCGAAAATTAGAGCAATGGAAATTATCAACGAACTTGAAACAAGTAGACGGGGTGTATATTCGGGGGTTTACGGCTACTACGACTTTGAAGGACAGTTAAATAGCGCGATCGCAATACGGACTATGGTACTACGCGATCGCACCGTCAGCGTCCAAGCAGGGGCGGGTATTGTGGCAGATTCCGACCCCCAAAAAGAGTATATAGAAACCTTAAATAAAGCTAGAGGTTTAATAGATGCAATTCGCTGTCTTCAAAACAATAAATGA
- a CDS encoding amylo-alpha-1,6-glucosidase, giving the protein MTADTLTTPDKIIVDGITFIPAQEAPITEWPCVISERPQPTLTIKDDDVFLVTDTLGNISGCLMDDRTASMGLFCNDTRFLSRLELQIEGRSPVLLSSTAEKGFLLSILCTNPLIEDRLKPDTLGIRREIAVSGALFEEIEVSNYSTSPISFEISISFNSDFVDLFEIRGAHREKQGKLLRELTPIQDEDTPPKNLRLAYQGLDKSLMQSVIEFQHRTPDQFKGYTALWQIELGSHETQKLGYRLQMLVNNSSSSTITSAPATLGQAKAAESSEEKHWCEQITQIRSDKATFNRVVERAEQDLYLLRQTFGKHKTVAAGVPWYSTLFGRDSLITASQTLMLNPQIAKETLTLLAHYQGKVEDDWREEEPGKILHELRQGEMARCQEIPHTPYYGTIDATPLWLMLYAEYYAWTYDQETLDKLWSNAISAMDWIDRNSKETGYLGYLRKSRRGLANQGWKDSGDCIVNRKGEIATGPIILSEVQAYTYAAKIRLAEIARMKKRIDLADRWLEEAKELKARFNRDFWMEDQHFCALALDGEGHQVDSITSNPGHCLLLGILTPERASSVAERLRAPDMFNGWGIRTLSSLSPAYNPMGYHIGSVWPHDNSLIAMGLRSLGLVEQALEVSQGLLDMTLMQSYERPPELFCGYERNGNNTPVQYPVACTPQAWATGSIFQLLHMMVNLVPDAVNNRLRIIDPALPESINQLSIHNLRVGNTVLDLEFERSGSTTACRVARKRGNLRVVIEA; this is encoded by the coding sequence ATGACAGCAGATACGCTCACGACACCAGACAAAATTATTGTTGACGGCATCACTTTTATACCTGCTCAAGAAGCCCCGATTACCGAGTGGCCCTGTGTAATTAGCGAAAGACCGCAGCCGACACTGACAATTAAAGATGACGATGTATTTTTAGTTACAGACACTCTAGGGAATATTTCGGGCTGCTTGATGGACGATCGCACCGCTAGTATGGGGCTATTTTGCAACGATACTAGATTTCTGAGTCGTCTGGAACTGCAAATAGAAGGGCGAAGTCCTGTATTACTTAGTAGCACCGCCGAAAAAGGATTTTTACTATCAATTCTCTGTACAAATCCTTTAATTGAAGATCGTCTCAAACCAGACACCCTAGGGATTCGCCGAGAAATTGCTGTTAGTGGCGCTCTGTTTGAAGAAATAGAAGTTTCAAACTATAGTACAAGTCCAATTAGCTTTGAAATTAGCATTAGTTTCAACTCTGATTTTGTCGATCTGTTTGAAATTAGAGGCGCTCACCGGGAAAAACAAGGCAAGCTATTAAGAGAACTTACTCCCATCCAGGACGAAGACACGCCGCCAAAAAACCTAAGACTTGCTTACCAAGGCTTAGACAAATCTTTGATGCAGTCAGTGATTGAGTTTCAGCATCGCACCCCAGACCAATTTAAAGGTTATACAGCGCTGTGGCAAATAGAACTAGGTTCTCACGAAACGCAAAAGCTGGGTTATCGATTGCAAATGCTGGTAAATAATAGCTCCTCATCAACAATTACCAGCGCTCCGGCAACATTAGGACAAGCTAAAGCCGCCGAATCTTCCGAAGAAAAGCATTGGTGCGAACAAATCACGCAAATTCGCTCCGATAAAGCTACCTTTAATCGCGTAGTTGAACGCGCTGAACAAGATTTGTATTTGTTGCGTCAAACCTTTGGCAAACATAAAACTGTAGCCGCCGGAGTACCTTGGTATTCAACACTATTTGGGAGGGACTCTTTAATTACTGCTTCTCAGACTTTGATGCTGAACCCCCAAATCGCTAAAGAAACTTTAACTCTTTTAGCGCACTACCAAGGCAAAGTAGAAGACGATTGGCGGGAAGAAGAACCCGGTAAAATTCTTCACGAGTTACGCCAAGGAGAAATGGCTCGTTGTCAAGAAATTCCTCATACTCCTTACTACGGCACAATTGACGCTACTCCCCTGTGGTTGATGTTGTACGCGGAGTATTACGCATGGACTTACGATCAAGAAACTCTAGACAAATTGTGGAGTAATGCGATTTCCGCAATGGATTGGATCGATCGCAACAGCAAGGAAACAGGGTATCTTGGCTACCTACGTAAATCGCGGCGCGGACTTGCTAACCAAGGCTGGAAAGATTCGGGCGACTGCATTGTCAATCGTAAAGGAGAAATAGCCACTGGGCCAATTATCTTATCTGAGGTGCAGGCTTATACCTACGCTGCCAAAATTAGGTTAGCAGAAATTGCCCGGATGAAAAAGCGCATTGATTTAGCCGATCGCTGGCTAGAAGAAGCAAAAGAACTCAAAGCCCGATTTAACCGCGACTTTTGGATGGAAGACCAACATTTTTGTGCCTTGGCTTTGGATGGCGAAGGACATCAAGTAGATAGTATCACATCAAATCCCGGTCACTGCCTGCTTTTGGGCATCCTTACCCCCGAACGGGCTAGTAGCGTCGCCGAAAGACTGCGAGCGCCAGATATGTTTAACGGTTGGGGTATTCGGACGCTGAGTAGTTTGTCCCCAGCATACAACCCAATGGGCTATCACATCGGTTCGGTATGGCCTCACGATAATTCCCTAATTGCGATGGGATTGCGGAGTTTAGGACTTGTAGAGCAAGCTTTAGAAGTATCTCAAGGCTTGCTAGATATGACTTTAATGCAATCTTACGAGCGTCCCCCAGAATTATTTTGCGGCTACGAGCGCAACGGCAACAACACCCCCGTACAGTATCCTGTTGCTTGCACTCCCCAAGCCTGGGCAACGGGAAGTATCTTTCAGTTACTGCATATGATGGTAAATTTAGTGCCGGATGCTGTAAATAACCGCTTGCGGATCATCGATCCAGCGCTGCCAGAATCAATCAATCAGTTGTCTATACACAACTTGCGTGTTGGTAATACTGTACTTGACTTAGAATTTGAACGCTCTGGCAGCACTACCGCTTGTCGAGTGGCGAGAAAACGCGGAAACTTGCGCGTAGTCATTGAAGCATAG
- the pgmB gene encoding beta-phosphoglucomutase, with product MDRNAWNVIETEFSPSELHHKETLFTIGNGYLATRGTFEEGYLGENATTFIHGVYDDVPVVYTELVNCPDWLQLQITIAGEVFSLAEGKVLEYTRQLDLHWGILSRYVLWRSPAGNTVKLHFERLASMADEHLLIVRCAITPIDFSGVIEVNASLNAYPDNQGVKHWELLQEGVADNSAWLHLHCLKSKIELGIATKLTCTADTDVTANLESKGNLGVQTKFIAHKGQTITLEKTVTVFTSRQVSQPEQTACQHLASFKSYSTLLAAHGAVWDELWHDCDVVIEGDFTAQLAIRYNLFQLLIAAPRHDDRVSIAAKTLSGYAYRGHVFWDTEIFIVPFLAFTQPQVAKNLLSYRYHNLDGARRKASEAGYEGAMYPWESASTGDEVTPRWVIGPDGQPVRIWCGDIELHITTDVAYGVWQYWQATGDRPWMQQQGAEIILDTAVFWGSRVEWNKERDCYEIRDVIGPDENHEHVNNNAFTNRMVQWHMETASAVLGWLQVNYPSKATELELKLNLTPQRLQHWHHIAQNLLVLHDPETGLIEQCEGFFDLIDEDLSKYNGRTTSMQAILGIEETNQRQILKQPDVLMLLYLMRQLPLKTPLANREDRALLRTNWDYYSKRTDHTYGSSLGPAIHAILACDLDRTAEAYEHFMRAALVDLKDVRGNAHEGIHAASTGGTWQAVIFGFAGVRLTETGPMVETPHLPPGWTRLNFKLNWHGQSYEFDLTSNDGITEVKVVNINSGEELSLGNEKLAETLKPAFTQLPIKGVIFDLDGVLTDTSEYHYRGWKQLADEEGIAFDRQANEAMRGLSRRDSLLHLFGGVSIPEADLQAMMARKNSYYEAFIQDLSAADLLPGVLPLLEQLHAAGIKIAIGSSSKNAHLVTGLLGIKSRIHAISDGYSVERHKPAPDVFLHAAMQLGLDPCECVVVEDAAAGAEAGLAAGMWVVGLGPVERFAAAHVIRDNLADCSWTDLLASLEATKIICLPIAVS from the coding sequence ATGGATCGAAACGCTTGGAACGTCATTGAAACAGAATTTTCGCCGTCCGAATTACATCATAAAGAAACGCTGTTTACCATAGGAAACGGCTACTTAGCAACGCGAGGAACCTTTGAAGAAGGCTACCTTGGCGAAAACGCCACAACATTTATTCATGGCGTGTATGACGACGTTCCGGTAGTTTATACCGAGTTAGTTAATTGTCCTGACTGGTTACAGTTACAAATTACTATCGCTGGCGAAGTTTTTAGCCTAGCGGAAGGCAAAGTGTTGGAATACACGCGCCAATTAGACTTACATTGGGGCATACTAAGCCGTTATGTACTGTGGCGTAGTCCCGCAGGTAACACAGTAAAGTTGCACTTTGAACGTCTAGCTAGTATGGCAGATGAACATTTGCTAATTGTGCGCTGCGCCATTACACCGATAGATTTTAGCGGAGTCATAGAAGTAAACGCCAGCCTTAACGCCTACCCTGATAACCAAGGAGTTAAGCATTGGGAGTTATTACAAGAAGGAGTTGCAGATAACAGCGCTTGGTTACACCTGCACTGTTTGAAGTCAAAAATTGAACTAGGGATAGCAACAAAACTAACTTGTACGGCAGATACAGATGTAACCGCCAACTTAGAATCAAAAGGCAATCTGGGTGTACAAACAAAGTTTATTGCTCACAAAGGACAAACTATTACTTTAGAAAAGACAGTTACAGTCTTTACTTCTAGGCAAGTTTCTCAGCCGGAGCAAACCGCCTGTCAGCATTTAGCAAGTTTTAAAAGCTATTCAACGCTTTTGGCTGCTCATGGCGCTGTTTGGGATGAATTATGGCACGATTGCGATGTTGTAATTGAAGGCGACTTCACAGCCCAATTAGCAATTCGCTACAACTTATTTCAACTACTCATTGCTGCACCCCGTCACGACGACAGAGTAAGTATTGCGGCTAAAACTCTATCGGGTTACGCTTATCGCGGTCACGTATTTTGGGATACAGAAATATTTATTGTTCCTTTTCTTGCCTTTACTCAACCCCAAGTAGCGAAAAATTTGCTATCTTATCGCTACCACAACTTAGATGGCGCAAGACGTAAAGCCTCGGAAGCAGGTTATGAAGGAGCGATGTATCCTTGGGAAAGTGCCAGCACGGGAGACGAAGTAACCCCCCGATGGGTAATAGGCCCCGATGGTCAGCCAGTAAGGATTTGGTGCGGAGATATTGAGTTGCATATTACAACCGATGTCGCTTACGGAGTTTGGCAGTATTGGCAAGCCACAGGCGATCGCCCTTGGATGCAGCAGCAAGGCGCCGAAATTATCCTCGATACCGCCGTATTTTGGGGTAGCCGAGTGGAATGGAATAAAGAACGCGATTGTTATGAAATTCGTGATGTAATTGGCCCCGACGAAAACCACGAACACGTAAACAATAACGCTTTTACTAACCGCATGGTGCAGTGGCATATGGAAACTGCGTCTGCTGTCTTAGGTTGGCTGCAAGTAAATTATCCGTCTAAAGCAACGGAACTTGAGCTAAAACTAAATCTCACTCCCCAACGCTTGCAGCACTGGCATCACATCGCCCAAAATTTGCTTGTACTGCACGATCCCGAAACTGGGTTAATCGAGCAATGTGAGGGATTTTTTGACTTAATTGATGAAGATTTGTCGAAATACAATGGACGAACTACATCAATGCAAGCGATTTTAGGCATTGAAGAAACAAACCAACGGCAAATACTCAAGCAGCCAGATGTATTAATGTTGCTATATTTAATGCGCCAACTGCCTTTAAAAACTCCATTAGCAAATCGGGAAGATCGCGCCCTGTTGCGTACAAATTGGGATTACTACAGCAAACGCACCGATCATACCTACGGTTCTTCTCTTGGCCCAGCAATTCACGCCATCCTAGCTTGTGATTTGGATCGCACAGCAGAAGCCTACGAGCATTTTATGCGGGCGGCATTGGTTGACCTCAAAGACGTGCGGGGCAACGCTCACGAGGGCATACACGCCGCTTCTACGGGTGGTACTTGGCAGGCGGTAATCTTTGGTTTTGCGGGAGTCCGGTTAACGGAAACTGGCCCAATGGTGGAAACTCCCCATTTACCTCCAGGTTGGACGCGCTTAAACTTTAAACTTAACTGGCATGGTCAGAGTTATGAGTTCGATTTGACAAGTAACGACGGCATAACAGAGGTGAAAGTGGTAAATATTAATAGCGGTGAAGAATTGAGCCTTGGTAATGAAAAGCTTGCGGAGACTTTAAAACCTGCTTTTACACAGTTACCAATTAAAGGAGTGATTTTTGACTTGGATGGCGTGTTGACAGATACTTCCGAGTATCATTACCGAGGTTGGAAACAGTTGGCGGATGAAGAAGGAATTGCTTTTGATCGCCAAGCTAATGAAGCAATGCGGGGTTTGTCGCGGCGAGATTCCTTGCTGCATTTATTCGGCGGCGTTTCTATTCCCGAAGCCGATCTGCAAGCCATGATGGCACGGAAAAATAGCTATTATGAGGCATTTATTCAAGACTTAAGTGCGGCGGATTTATTGCCCGGAGTATTGCCTTTACTAGAGCAGTTACACGCGGCAGGAATCAAAATAGCGATCGGCTCTTCGAGTAAAAATGCTCATTTAGTAACGGGATTATTGGGAATAAAAAGTCGCATTCACGCAATTAGTGATGGTTACAGTGTGGAGCGCCACAAACCCGCACCCGATGTATTTCTCCATGCGGCAATGCAACTAGGATTAGATCCTTGCGAATGCGTGGTTGTAGAAGATGCGGCGGCAGGTGCGGAAGCTGGTTTAGCTGCGGGGATGTGGGTTGTAGGACTTGGGCCAGTTGAGAGATTTGCTGCCGCTCACGTTATCCGCGACAACTTGGCTGACTGCTCTTGGACTGATTTATTAGCATCTTTGGAAGCAACTAAGATTATTTGCTTGCCAATAGCTGTTAGCTAA
- a CDS encoding glycosyltransferase family 4 protein, with the protein MKIAQIAPLWERVPPFRYGGIELIVSLLSDELVRQGHEVTLFASGDSVTTGKLKSVHDQALRLDPNIKEPGLYEQMMLHDVYRQAHHFDIIHSHVGCAALPYSSFVKTPTVHTMHGIFTPDNEKMFRQFAWQPYISISEAQREPRLGLNYIHTVYNGIDTKAYPFNATPTEPAYLAFVGRLSPEKGPVQAIEIARASGLPLKMAGKIDAVDRAFYAEQLESHIDGEQIQYLGEVSHDEKVALLSGATATLFPITWREPFGLVMIESMATGTPVIGMALGSVPEVIAHEKTGFVCHSMEKMIESVSLVNKLDRQTCRDYVVNHFSVESMTEQYLRAFGIALTSANREKN; encoded by the coding sequence ATGAAAATTGCTCAAATTGCTCCATTATGGGAGCGCGTCCCCCCTTTTCGCTACGGCGGTATTGAACTAATTGTTAGCTTGCTTAGTGATGAATTAGTCCGCCAAGGTCATGAAGTTACTTTGTTTGCCTCTGGTGACTCCGTTACTACAGGCAAACTTAAATCCGTTCACGACCAAGCCCTAAGACTCGATCCTAATATTAAAGAGCCAGGGCTATACGAACAAATGATGTTGCACGATGTCTACAGACAGGCACATCATTTTGATATTATTCATTCTCATGTTGGCTGTGCGGCGCTTCCTTATAGCAGTTTTGTCAAAACTCCGACAGTCCATACCATGCACGGGATTTTTACCCCAGACAACGAAAAGATGTTTCGTCAGTTTGCCTGGCAGCCTTATATTAGTATTAGCGAAGCTCAAAGAGAACCTCGGTTAGGCTTAAACTACATTCATACGGTTTACAACGGTATTGATACTAAGGCTTATCCTTTTAATGCTACCCCCACCGAACCTGCTTATCTTGCTTTTGTCGGACGGCTTTCGCCAGAAAAAGGTCCCGTGCAAGCAATTGAAATTGCTCGTGCTAGTGGTTTACCGTTAAAAATGGCTGGTAAAATTGATGCTGTCGATCGCGCTTTTTACGCAGAACAGCTAGAATCGCACATTGATGGGGAGCAAATTCAGTATTTGGGGGAAGTTTCCCACGATGAAAAAGTGGCGCTGTTGAGCGGTGCTACGGCGACTTTGTTTCCGATTACCTGGCGCGAACCTTTTGGGCTAGTAATGATTGAATCTATGGCGACGGGAACTCCTGTCATTGGTATGGCTTTAGGTTCTGTACCCGAAGTTATTGCTCACGAAAAAACCGGGTTTGTCTGTCATTCTATGGAAAAAATGATTGAATCGGTTTCATTAGTTAATAAATTAGATCGCCAAACTTGCCGCGATTATGTTGTCAACCATTTTAGTGTTGAATCAATGACTGAGCAGTATCTCAGAGCTTTTGGAATAGCGCTAACTTCCGCCAACCGCGAGAAAAATTAG
- a CDS encoding type II toxin-antitoxin system RelE/ParE family toxin, translating into MEVSFSSSFKRAFKKRITGNADKTARFWQKLEQFTIDPFAPSLKTHKLSGSLKEFWSFSVDYEERVLFYFTEDDKAVFVDIGSHDEVY; encoded by the coding sequence GTGGAAGTTAGTTTTAGTTCTTCCTTCAAACGTGCTTTCAAAAAACGTATTACAGGCAACGCAGATAAGACAGCAAGATTTTGGCAAAAGTTGGAACAATTTACTATAGACCCCTTCGCTCCCAGCTTAAAAACCCACAAGCTATCTGGTAGTCTCAAAGAATTTTGGAGTTTTAGCGTAGATTACGAGGAAAGAGTGTTGTTTTATTTTACAGAAGATGATAAGGCTGTGTTTGTAGACATTGGTAGCCATGACGAGGTGTACTGA
- a CDS encoding DICT sensory domain-containing protein, producing the protein MSISTVSVLSDLLNAIPQLRPQLYFKASLTALSHAMEDRVLAANTDHPLLIASFQRERYYRQEAHRYRRIAQRTDQVYVLSALETDFTNASGFYETIAFDLEDALSQEWHLVIIGQQYATCLVCRERFMNPTKKKSPLPNSFDIDPSRQFEGIWTSDRTVSFKAAELLLARILSYRPELSSKIEQARDNFGLARPPKRKSLKKSQPKTVSELGFSTIDPDPFVQRLVTYLQAGQYKLLKAYGSIAEQERKERLVNSITAAIRRGSNNGQPLHPQEILAVAVEELGQALFVCRCLIYRAAATETTATITHEFLKPGITSIVGQTLQLQQHSLFQEIVQHKESIAIVDTQTDDRITSSVTLKRIVELFALRSWLIVPVLYQSRLLGIIELHHCGAMPHPWQENEISLVEAIATQIAAALIQAEAYANLEDLNQQLEALDRTRSNLIAITGHELRTPLSTIQVCLESLATEPDMPWELREVMLSTALSDSERMRKLVQDFLTLSSLESGQVQWHPESLSLEECVELALSRTRSRVSVEDKPRITSQVSEQLPLVRADGDWLVEVISKLLDNASKFTPPQGEITISAACQDKKNLVVTVTDTGRGIENGRLELVFDRFYQEEGSLRRTVGGTGLGLAICRQIVHGWGGQIWAESIGKDQGSKFHFTIPMAISKPVEPRSSKKAKKL; encoded by the coding sequence ATGAGCATTTCTACGGTTTCCGTGTTGAGCGATCTGCTAAACGCCATACCCCAACTTCGACCTCAGCTTTATTTCAAGGCTTCTTTAACCGCTCTTTCCCATGCGATGGAAGATCGAGTATTAGCCGCTAATACTGACCATCCTTTGCTGATTGCTAGTTTTCAAAGGGAACGTTATTATCGCCAAGAAGCTCATCGTTACAGGCGCATTGCCCAAAGGACTGACCAAGTTTATGTGCTATCGGCTTTAGAAACCGATTTTACTAACGCTTCGGGTTTTTATGAAACGATCGCTTTTGATTTGGAAGATGCTTTAAGTCAAGAGTGGCATTTAGTGATAATTGGACAGCAATACGCAACTTGCTTGGTATGTAGAGAGCGGTTTATGAATCCCACCAAAAAGAAGTCGCCTTTGCCTAATAGTTTTGATATCGACCCATCGCGCCAATTTGAGGGCATATGGACGAGCGATCGCACTGTTAGTTTTAAAGCTGCGGAATTGTTATTAGCAAGAATTCTTAGCTACAGACCAGAATTAAGTAGCAAAATCGAGCAAGCACGAGATAATTTTGGTTTAGCCCGTCCTCCTAAGCGGAAATCGTTAAAAAAATCTCAGCCTAAAACTGTCTCAGAGCTTGGCTTTTCCACCATCGATCCCGATCCTTTTGTGCAGCGTTTGGTGACTTATTTGCAAGCAGGGCAATATAAATTATTAAAAGCTTACGGTTCAATCGCCGAGCAAGAACGTAAAGAGCGCCTTGTCAACTCAATTACCGCCGCTATTCGGCGCGGAAGTAACAACGGACAACCATTGCATCCCCAGGAAATTCTCGCTGTAGCGGTGGAAGAATTAGGACAAGCATTATTTGTGTGTCGTTGTTTAATCTACCGCGCGGCAGCAACGGAAACAACGGCAACTATTACTCACGAGTTTTTAAAGCCGGGGATAACATCTATTGTTGGACAAACTTTACAACTGCAACAGCATTCTTTATTTCAAGAAATAGTGCAGCACAAAGAAAGTATAGCGATTGTAGATACCCAAACCGACGATCGCATTACCAGTTCCGTAACTCTAAAAAGGATTGTAGAACTCTTTGCTCTGCGTTCTTGGCTAATAGTTCCCGTGCTATACCAAAGTAGGTTATTAGGAATTATAGAGTTGCATCATTGCGGAGCTATGCCTCATCCCTGGCAAGAAAACGAAATTTCCTTAGTGGAAGCGATCGCAACTCAAATCGCCGCCGCCTTAATTCAAGCCGAGGCTTACGCTAATTTAGAAGACCTTAACCAACAACTAGAAGCCCTCGATCGCACTCGTAGCAACTTAATCGCCATTACCGGTCACGAATTGCGGACACCTTTATCGACAATTCAAGTTTGCCTTGAAAGCCTAGCAACAGAGCCAGATATGCCTTGGGAATTGCGCGAAGTCATGCTCAGTACCGCCTTATCGGACTCCGAACGGATGCGGAAATTAGTGCAAGACTTTTTAACTCTTTCCTCTTTAGAAAGCGGACAAGTCCAATGGCATCCCGAATCATTATCTTTAGAGGAATGCGTAGAACTTGCTTTAAGCCGGACGCGTAGCCGTGTCAGCGTGGAAGATAAACCCAGAATCACCAGCCAAGTATCCGAGCAATTACCTTTAGTTAGAGCCGATGGAGATTGGCTAGTAGAAGTCATATCTAAGCTACTAGATAACGCCAGTAAATTTACTCCCCCTCAAGGAGAAATTACAATTTCCGCCGCTTGCCAAGATAAAAAAAACCTCGTAGTTACAGTCACAGATACCGGACGCGGAATCGAAAATGGGCGACTAGAACTTGTCTTTGACCGCTTTTATCAAGAAGAAGGTTCTTTGCGCCGGACTGTGGGCGGTACAGGGTTAGGGTTGGCAATTTGTCGCCAAATTGTTCATGGTTGGGGCGGTCAAATTTGGGCAGAGTCTATCGGTAAAGACCAAGGTAGCAAGTTTCATTTTACAATTCCGATGGCGATTTCTAAACCCGTAGAACCGCGTAGTAGTAAAAAAGCAAAGAAGTTGTAA